From the genome of Psychroserpens ponticola, one region includes:
- a CDS encoding bifunctional metallophosphatase/5'-nucleotidase, with protein MKRRAFIQQTTAATALIGLGGFGLSSFKSSQKKITILHTNDVHSHVDPFGPNDGRNPNKGGVARRASLITSIRKENPNTLLLDAGDIFQGTPYFNYYGGELEFKLMSMLKYDVATIGNHDFDNGIDGLFAQLPHADFDFVSANYDFSNTIMDTHVKPYKIIIKDGIKIGIFGLGVQLTGLVNQDLYKETVYNDPTETAQDMSRILKEDEHCDLIICLSHLGYDYSNKPHRISDLKLAEATKDIDLIIGGHTHTFLDKPTVVKNKNGKKTLVNQVGCYGINLGKIDFYFDSNKNKSANGTSIIV; from the coding sequence ATGAAAAGAAGAGCGTTTATTCAACAAACAACTGCAGCTACTGCTTTAATCGGACTTGGTGGTTTTGGTTTATCGTCATTTAAATCGTCACAGAAAAAAATCACAATTTTACACACCAACGATGTGCATAGCCACGTTGACCCATTTGGTCCCAACGATGGTAGAAATCCAAATAAAGGTGGCGTAGCTAGACGTGCTAGTTTAATTACTTCTATAAGAAAAGAAAATCCAAATACCTTATTATTAGATGCAGGTGACATTTTTCAAGGCACACCTTATTTTAATTATTATGGAGGTGAGCTAGAATTTAAACTAATGAGCATGCTTAAATATGATGTTGCAACCATAGGAAATCATGACTTTGACAATGGTATTGATGGGTTATTTGCACAATTACCTCATGCAGATTTCGACTTTGTTTCGGCAAATTATGATTTTTCAAATACTATTATGGATACGCATGTCAAGCCATATAAAATCATAATTAAAGATGGAATTAAAATCGGAATATTCGGTTTAGGTGTTCAACTAACCGGATTAGTAAATCAAGACTTATACAAAGAAACCGTCTACAATGATCCTACTGAAACCGCTCAAGATATGAGTCGGATTTTAAAAGAAGACGAACACTGCGATCTTATTATTTGTTTATCCCATTTAGGTTATGATTATAGTAATAAGCCTCATAGAATAAGTGATTTAAAACTGGCTGAAGCAACAAAAGATATTGATTTGATTATTGGTGGTCACACACATACATTCTTAGACAAACCAACTGTTGTAAAAAATAAAAATGGCAAAAAAACGCTAGTAAATCAAGTTGGTTGCTACGGAATTAATTTAGGTAAAATTGATTTCTATTTTGATTCTAATAAAAATAAATCAGCTAATGGCACATCAATTATTGTTTAA
- a CDS encoding DoxX family membrane protein, which yields MKKYFPLVLRIIVAIILIQTLRFKFSAHPDSVYIFTKVGLEPIGRIGIGIAELIAGILLFFRKTAWTGAILTLGIIGGAIMMHLTKLGIEIHGDGGVLFGTAIVTFILSGIILYSYRKDIPIIGKRL from the coding sequence ATGAAAAAATATTTTCCATTAGTTTTAAGAATAATAGTTGCAATAATTTTGATTCAAACGTTGAGATTTAAGTTTTCTGCTCATCCTGATAGTGTTTACATTTTCACCAAAGTAGGATTAGAACCTATTGGTAGAATTGGTATTGGAATTGCAGAACTTATTGCTGGTATTTTACTTTTTTTTAGAAAAACTGCTTGGACTGGAGCAATATTAACACTAGGAATTATTGGAGGTGCAATTATGATGCATCTCACAAAATTAGGAATCGAAATACATGGTGATGGTGGTGTTTTGTTTGGTACAGCTATAGTAACTTTTATACTTTCTGGGATTATACTATATAGTTACAGAAAAGACATTCCAATAATTGGCAAACGACTTTAA
- the ligA gene encoding NAD-dependent DNA ligase LigA: MSIAAQIQSLRNELREHNYNYYVLDNPTISDYDFDIKLKELQTLEEAHPEFYDANSPTLRVGGEVTKNFQTVEHEHRMYSLDNSYSKDDLLDWEKRIEKIVDGTVEFVCELKYDGASISLTYENGSLVRAVTRGDGTQGDDVTANVKTIKSVPLQLKGNYPKKFDIRGEIVLPFEGFHKMNEERLEAGEELYRNPRNTASGSLKLQDSAEVAKRPLECLLYNIKGRNLGFATQFESLDNARQMGFKVPEASKLATSVDDVIEFVEYWDVHRHDLPYETDGVVIKVNNLQQQEELGYTAKAPRWAMAYKFKAEQVSTRLNEITYQVGRTGAITPVANLEPVELAGTTVKRASLHNADQIEKLDIREGDEVFVEKGGEIIPKIIAVDLSKRPSNSQPTKYITHCPECHTELVREEGDAKHYCPNYNGCNPQIIGRIQHYISRKAMDIEGLGGETVALLVNEGLILNYSDLYLLTKEDILPLERMAEKSAENLINGIEASKQIPFERVLFALGIRYVGETVAKKLAKHYKNIDAIANASNEDLVAVDEIGERIAQSVVEFFSSESNLVFIDKLRVFGLQLELSAEKLANQTDKLKGLSIVVSGVFVSLSRTELKKLIEDNGGKVSSSISSKTNYLIAGDKMGPSKRTKAESLEIPIISENDFLLMIK, encoded by the coding sequence ATGAGTATAGCAGCACAAATCCAATCGCTTCGCAATGAACTACGCGAGCATAATTATAATTATTACGTACTAGATAATCCAACAATTAGCGATTATGACTTTGATATAAAACTAAAGGAACTTCAGACTTTAGAGGAAGCACATCCAGAGTTTTATGACGCTAATTCGCCTACTTTAAGAGTTGGAGGAGAAGTGACTAAGAATTTTCAAACGGTTGAGCATGAGCATCGAATGTATTCCTTAGATAATTCATATTCGAAAGACGACTTATTAGATTGGGAAAAACGGATTGAAAAAATAGTAGATGGAACGGTTGAATTTGTTTGTGAGCTAAAATACGATGGTGCTTCTATAAGTTTAACTTACGAGAATGGAAGTTTAGTAAGAGCTGTAACTAGAGGAGATGGAACACAAGGTGATGATGTGACTGCAAATGTGAAAACGATTAAATCTGTGCCTTTACAATTAAAAGGCAATTATCCTAAAAAGTTTGATATTCGAGGAGAAATTGTATTGCCTTTTGAAGGGTTTCATAAAATGAATGAAGAACGACTTGAAGCAGGAGAAGAGTTATACCGAAATCCGAGAAATACAGCATCTGGAAGTTTGAAATTACAAGACAGTGCTGAAGTAGCAAAACGCCCTTTAGAATGTTTGCTTTACAATATTAAAGGTAGGAATTTAGGATTTGCAACTCAATTTGAAAGTTTAGACAACGCTAGACAAATGGGATTTAAAGTTCCTGAAGCTTCAAAACTAGCGACGTCTGTTGATGACGTTATTGAGTTTGTTGAATATTGGGATGTGCATCGTCATGATTTGCCATATGAAACAGATGGTGTGGTCATTAAAGTAAATAATTTACAACAACAAGAAGAGCTAGGTTATACTGCGAAAGCACCACGTTGGGCAATGGCTTATAAGTTTAAAGCAGAACAAGTCTCTACGCGATTGAATGAGATTACATATCAAGTAGGTCGTACTGGAGCAATTACACCAGTTGCTAATTTAGAACCTGTAGAATTGGCTGGTACTACAGTCAAACGAGCATCATTGCATAATGCAGATCAAATAGAAAAACTAGACATTAGAGAAGGAGATGAGGTCTTTGTTGAAAAAGGAGGAGAAATTATTCCGAAGATTATAGCCGTAGATTTAAGTAAGCGTCCATCTAACTCTCAGCCTACGAAATACATTACGCATTGCCCAGAATGTCACACAGAATTAGTTCGTGAGGAAGGCGATGCAAAGCATTATTGTCCAAATTATAATGGTTGTAATCCACAAATTATTGGTCGTATTCAGCATTATATTTCTAGGAAAGCAATGGATATTGAAGGTTTAGGAGGAGAAACAGTTGCGCTTTTAGTAAATGAGGGCTTGATTTTAAACTATTCAGATTTATATCTTTTAACAAAAGAAGATATCTTGCCTTTAGAACGTATGGCAGAAAAAAGTGCTGAAAATCTAATCAATGGCATTGAAGCTTCAAAACAAATTCCGTTTGAACGTGTTTTATTCGCATTAGGAATTAGATATGTTGGAGAAACTGTGGCTAAGAAGCTAGCTAAGCATTATAAAAATATCGATGCCATAGCTAATGCTTCAAATGAAGATTTAGTTGCTGTTGATGAAATAGGTGAACGGATTGCTCAGAGTGTAGTTGAGTTCTTTTCTTCTGAATCTAATTTGGTGTTTATTGATAAACTCAGAGTATTTGGATTACAGCTTGAATTATCTGCTGAAAAACTAGCCAATCAAACAGACAAACTAAAAGGTCTATCCATAGTAGTCTCCGGAGTATTTGTCTCTCTGAGTCGAACAGAGCTTAAAAAGCTAATTGAAGATAATGGAGGGAAGGTGTCTTCTTCAATTTCATCTAAAACTAATTATTTGATTGCTGGTGATAAAATGGGGCCAAGTAAGCGAACAAAAGCAGAATCTTTAGAAATTCCAATCATCTCTGAAAATGATTTTTTATTAATGATTAAGTAA
- the prmC gene encoding peptide chain release factor N(5)-glutamine methyltransferase: MVLKDILNNYHTELDALYGKDEVNSFFGILMEHYLESKRIQLVLNPEYNITAKQGILFLNALSDLKNHKPIQYVIGETEFYGLSFKVNKHTLIPRPETEELVTFILEDVTSNTVEKSLNILDIGTGTGCIAISLAKNLAKANVSALDVSKEALSIAEQNSELNKVVVGFIHDDILNPSHAKLISVSHKFDIIVSNPPYVRNLEKEEIKPNVLDNEPHLALFVEDDNPLQFYKVICEFAQLNLKDKGALYLEINEYLGEDMIQLLNDFGFKSIELKTDIFGKDRMIKGIK, from the coding sequence TTGGTTTTAAAAGATATTCTAAACAATTATCACACGGAATTAGATGCATTATATGGTAAAGATGAAGTCAATTCATTCTTTGGTATTTTAATGGAACACTACTTAGAATCAAAACGAATTCAATTGGTCTTAAATCCTGAATATAACATAACAGCTAAACAAGGCATATTGTTTTTAAATGCGTTATCAGATTTAAAGAACCATAAACCCATACAATATGTTATAGGTGAAACCGAATTTTATGGGTTGTCCTTTAAAGTCAATAAGCATACTTTAATTCCGAGACCAGAAACCGAAGAATTAGTAACTTTTATTTTGGAAGATGTCACTTCGAACACTGTAGAAAAGTCTTTAAATATCCTTGATATCGGAACTGGAACAGGTTGTATTGCTATTTCATTAGCTAAAAACTTAGCTAAAGCAAATGTTTCAGCTCTAGATGTTTCTAAAGAAGCTTTAAGCATTGCTGAGCAGAATTCAGAATTGAATAAAGTAGTAGTCGGCTTTATTCATGATGATATTTTAAATCCAAGTCATGCTAAACTGATTTCAGTATCTCATAAATTTGACATCATTGTATCTAATCCACCTTACGTTCGCAATTTAGAAAAAGAAGAAATCAAGCCTAATGTTCTGGACAACGAGCCGCATTTAGCTTTATTTGTTGAAGATGATAATCCGTTACAGTTTTATAAAGTCATTTGTGAATTTGCGCAATTAAATCTTAAGGATAAAGGAGCTTTGTATCTGGAAATTAATGAATATTTAGGCGAAGATATGATTCAGCTTCTTAATGATTTTGGTTTCAAATCGATTGAACTGAAAACGGATATATTTGGTAAAGACCGAATGATAAAAGGGATAAAATAA
- a CDS encoding GNAT family N-acetyltransferase: MSKDTIVIREIRPEDNPQIEAVIKGCFPEFKIPLKGTAYEDAETPLMYESYQGDKEVYYVVASSTEVFGGAGIKQLKNFDGNVCELQKMYFSPKVRGKGFGRKMFEACLKAAKDFEFETCYLESALQLKAAIHIYEDYGFEHREEPLGNTGHYSCGVWMMKNL, encoded by the coding sequence GTGAGCAAAGATACTATTGTTATACGAGAAATCCGTCCAGAAGACAACCCGCAAATTGAAGCTGTTATAAAAGGTTGTTTTCCAGAATTTAAAATTCCATTAAAAGGCACAGCTTATGAAGATGCCGAAACACCTTTAATGTACGAATCTTATCAAGGTGATAAAGAAGTGTATTATGTTGTTGCCAGTAGCACTGAAGTTTTTGGAGGAGCTGGAATAAAACAATTGAAAAATTTTGATGGAAATGTTTGCGAGTTACAAAAGATGTATTTTTCGCCAAAAGTACGCGGAAAAGGCTTTGGTAGAAAGATGTTTGAAGCCTGTTTGAAAGCTGCAAAAGACTTCGAATTTGAAACCTGTTATCTCGAATCGGCTTTACAATTAAAAGCTGCGATTCATATTTATGAAGACTACGGATTTGAGCATAGAGAAGAGCCTTTAGGAAATACAGGTCATTATTCATGTGGTGTTTGGATGATGAAAAATTTATAA
- a CDS encoding LEA type 2 family protein, whose product MKKLIILSTLVFTFISCSVKEKPKFLRVENIKVLESTSKTITLTADALFMNPNDIGGELKTDGIKVIVNGNEMASVSTESFKVPAKKEFSIPLRADVPTDSLFSDKNLSGLLGSLFNKKMKVQYKGDIKYKVLGFSHTYTVDETEDVKIKF is encoded by the coding sequence ATGAAGAAACTTATAATCTTATCAACATTAGTCTTCACTTTTATATCCTGTTCGGTTAAAGAAAAGCCTAAATTTTTACGTGTTGAAAATATTAAAGTTTTAGAATCCACAAGCAAAACGATTACTTTAACTGCTGATGCTTTATTTATGAATCCAAATGATATTGGAGGCGAATTAAAAACTGACGGAATAAAAGTAATTGTAAATGGTAATGAAATGGCTTCAGTATCTACAGAATCTTTTAAAGTTCCAGCAAAAAAAGAATTTTCAATTCCGCTTAGAGCTGATGTTCCAACAGATAGTTTGTTTAGTGATAAAAATTTAAGTGGTTTACTAGGAAGTTTATTCAACAAAAAAATGAAAGTGCAATATAAAGGAGATATAAAATATAAAGTTTTAGGCTTTTCGCATACCTATACGGTTGACGAAACTGAAGATGTTAAAATAAAATTCTAA
- the ribD gene encoding bifunctional diaminohydroxyphosphoribosylaminopyrimidine deaminase/5-amino-6-(5-phosphoribosylamino)uracil reductase RibD, which yields MTTHETYIKRCIDIAKQGLGITAPNPMVGSIIVYDGKIIGEGSTSAYGGNHAEVNAINSVKDKEILKQATLYVTLEPCSHIGKTPPCSDLIIKHQIPNVVIGCVDDNPQVAGKGIAKLKASGCHVTVGILEVECKSHHKRFFTFHNKKRPYIILKWAETSDGFIAPATKDKKEPVWITNTYSKQLVHKWRAEEQAILVGTHTALEDNPSLTVRNWTGNNPIRIVIDKNNTLPKDFSVFNTEAETIIISKKEVDFNKPLGHEICTFLYSKNINSVIIEGGAQTLQTFIDENLWDEARVFKGTSIFKAGTKAPQFSGELISEDHILDDSLKHYINLTSNSHLERNREILI from the coding sequence TTGACCACTCACGAAACATATATTAAACGCTGTATAGACATCGCAAAACAAGGTTTAGGCATAACAGCTCCTAATCCGATGGTTGGCAGCATAATTGTTTATGATGGCAAAATTATTGGCGAAGGTTCCACAAGTGCTTATGGTGGCAATCATGCAGAAGTGAATGCCATCAATTCGGTTAAAGACAAAGAGATACTCAAACAAGCGACCTTATATGTGACGCTTGAACCTTGTTCGCATATTGGAAAAACGCCTCCATGTTCAGATTTGATTATTAAGCATCAAATTCCAAATGTCGTGATTGGTTGTGTCGATGACAATCCGCAAGTCGCTGGAAAAGGCATCGCAAAACTTAAAGCATCTGGTTGCCATGTTACAGTAGGAATTTTAGAAGTAGAATGCAAATCACATCACAAGCGGTTTTTTACATTTCACAATAAAAAACGACCTTATATTATTTTGAAATGGGCAGAAACGAGTGATGGTTTTATTGCTCCAGCAACAAAAGACAAAAAAGAACCGGTTTGGATTACCAATACCTACTCAAAACAATTGGTCCATAAATGGCGAGCTGAAGAACAAGCTATTTTAGTTGGAACCCATACTGCTTTAGAAGATAATCCGAGTTTAACAGTAAGAAATTGGACAGGAAATAACCCGATTAGAATTGTAATTGACAAAAACAATACACTTCCTAAAGATTTTTCAGTCTTTAATACAGAAGCTGAGACCATCATCATTTCTAAAAAAGAAGTAGATTTCAACAAACCCTTAGGACATGAAATTTGCACATTTTTATATTCAAAAAATATCAATTCAGTCATTATTGAAGGTGGAGCACAGACACTTCAAACCTTTATAGATGAAAACCTTTGGGATGAAGCTCGAGTTTTTAAAGGGACTTCCATTTTTAAAGCTGGAACAAAAGCACCTCAATTTTCGGGAGAATTAATTTCTGAAGATCATATTTTAGATGATTCATTGAAGCATTATATAAATCTCACTTCTAATAGTCATCTCGAGCGCAATCGAGAGATCTTAATCTGA
- a CDS encoding HAD family hydrolase, whose amino-acid sequence MKIKTIIFDFGDVFINLDKEGAMQNALTLFQLNELPEDLIAINTLYEQGLISSDEFIEFYTDNFPKLSKKDILDAWNFILKDFPEERLTFLKNLKKEQKHKLILLSNTNEIHINWIKEHVSFYEEFKACFDQFYLSHDINLRKPNQDIYQFVLNQNKLKADECLFIDDTKDNTDAAAALGIHIWNIDETKENVIDLFSIKEDLF is encoded by the coding sequence ATGAAAATTAAAACAATCATATTCGACTTTGGAGATGTGTTCATCAATTTAGATAAAGAAGGTGCAATGCAAAATGCACTCACATTATTTCAATTAAACGAACTACCTGAAGATCTTATAGCAATTAATACCTTATACGAACAAGGTTTAATCTCTTCAGATGAATTTATAGAATTCTATACTGATAATTTTCCTAAGCTTTCAAAGAAAGACATTTTAGATGCATGGAATTTCATCCTAAAAGATTTCCCTGAAGAACGCTTAACATTCCTTAAAAACTTAAAAAAAGAACAGAAACACAAACTTATTTTGTTAAGTAATACTAACGAAATTCATATTAATTGGATTAAAGAACATGTTTCGTTTTATGAGGAATTCAAAGCTTGTTTTGATCAATTCTATTTATCTCATGACATAAATTTAAGAAAACCTAACCAAGATATTTATCAGTTTGTTTTAAATCAAAATAAACTAAAAGCAGATGAATGCTTGTTTATCGACGACACAAAAGACAATACTGATGCTGCTGCTGCTTTAGGAATTCATATTTGGAATATTGATGAAACTAAAGAAAATGTTATAGATTTATTCTCCATTAAAGAAGACTTGTTTTGA
- a CDS encoding DMT family transporter produces MIYLLLSITASTLLFIIFKLLDRFNINTFQAIVVNYFTACLFGIWSYDEPLNVKSILESQWLFGAIGLAFLFIAVFNVMALTAQRNGISVVSVASKMSVIIPVIFGVYAYNEGVGFQKIIGIIFALIAVYLTSVRPKTTSNFAKGLLLPILLFFGSGVIDTSIKYLETTYVSENGIPIFSATIFAFAFIIGSFILIYKYIKKPGQIQLRTIIAGSILGIVNYFSIYYLLKALNHESLESSTIFTVNNVAIVMVSTLLGLMVFRETISKTNWFGIILALISIVLVTLS; encoded by the coding sequence TTGATATATCTACTTTTAAGCATAACTGCTTCTACCCTTTTATTTATCATTTTTAAACTCTTAGATAGATTCAACATCAATACATTTCAGGCGATTGTTGTGAATTATTTCACTGCTTGCCTATTTGGAATCTGGAGTTATGATGAACCTTTAAACGTAAAAAGCATTTTAGAATCGCAATGGTTATTTGGTGCAATTGGTCTCGCCTTTTTATTTATTGCAGTCTTTAATGTCATGGCGCTAACGGCTCAACGCAACGGGATTTCAGTGGTATCTGTAGCTTCAAAAATGAGTGTCATTATACCAGTGATTTTTGGAGTTTATGCCTATAATGAAGGAGTTGGGTTTCAAAAAATTATTGGAATAATTTTCGCACTAATTGCTGTATATCTCACTTCTGTTAGACCCAAAACTACAAGCAATTTTGCAAAAGGTTTACTGCTACCAATATTATTGTTTTTTGGCTCAGGAGTTATTGACACCTCAATAAAGTATCTTGAAACCACCTATGTTTCAGAAAATGGAATCCCTATTTTTTCAGCAACCATATTCGCTTTTGCTTTTATTATTGGATCATTTATCCTTATATATAAATACATTAAGAAACCTGGACAAATTCAATTAAGAACCATTATTGCAGGTAGTATTTTAGGAATTGTGAATTACTTTTCTATTTATTATTTATTAAAAGCTCTCAATCACGAAAGCCTAGAAAGCTCTACAATATTCACAGTGAACAATGTAGCTATTGTAATGGTATCAACACTCTTAGGGCTTATGGTTTTTAGAGAAACTATATCAAAAACAAATTGGTTTGGAATCATATTGGCTCTAATTTCAATTGTATTAGTAACTTTGTCTTAA
- a CDS encoding IMPACT family protein, which translates to MTEKDIYKTITKASPEVLFKDKNSKFFGYAFPVTTEEDVKSHLETLKKEHHQARHWCYAYQIGKSKKDYTYRANDDGEPNNSAGMPIYGQIQSFEVTNVLIVVVRYFGGVKLGVSGLINAYRTSAQMALEASKIISKTINFEYAITFDYKNMNKVMRIVKEKNLNVINQTLELSCELIISVRLKEATSIFEIFDRLYEIEIKTLND; encoded by the coding sequence ATGACCGAAAAAGATATTTACAAAACAATTACCAAAGCATCACCTGAAGTACTTTTCAAAGATAAGAATAGTAAATTTTTTGGTTATGCGTTTCCTGTAACTACTGAAGAAGACGTTAAATCACACTTAGAAACACTAAAAAAAGAACATCATCAAGCTAGACATTGGTGTTATGCCTATCAAATCGGAAAATCAAAAAAAGACTACACGTATAGAGCTAATGATGATGGTGAACCTAATAATAGTGCAGGAATGCCAATTTATGGACAAATACAATCGTTTGAAGTTACAAATGTTCTTATTGTTGTGGTAAGATATTTTGGTGGTGTAAAATTAGGTGTTAGCGGACTTATAAACGCATACAGAACTAGCGCACAAATGGCTTTAGAAGCCTCAAAAATAATTTCAAAAACAATTAACTTTGAATATGCAATTACTTTTGATTACAAAAACATGAATAAAGTGATGCGTATAGTAAAAGAAAAAAATCTAAATGTCATAAATCAAACTTTAGAATTAAGTTGTGAACTAATCATTTCTGTAAGGTTAAAAGAAGCAACTTCCATATTTGAAATATTTGACAGACTTTATGAAATTGAAATCAAAACTTTAAACGATTAA
- a CDS encoding acyl-CoA thioesterase, translating into MSNLTKPDEIQFRVRYGETDQMGVVYHGNYAQYFEIGRTEWLRKMGFSYKQMEEDGIMLPVVSLSIKYKKSACYDDLIKVKTKLVKKPTAKIEFDYEILNEKDEVLTTGNSVLVFMDINKNRPTRCPDYILDQLLI; encoded by the coding sequence ATGTCCAATTTAACTAAACCCGATGAAATACAATTTAGAGTCCGTTATGGCGAAACTGATCAAATGGGAGTTGTTTATCATGGTAATTATGCGCAATATTTTGAAATAGGCAGAACAGAGTGGTTGCGTAAAATGGGGTTTTCTTATAAACAAATGGAAGAAGATGGAATTATGTTGCCAGTTGTTAGTTTGTCTATAAAATACAAAAAGTCAGCGTGTTATGATGATCTCATTAAAGTGAAAACTAAACTCGTAAAAAAACCAACGGCTAAAATTGAATTTGATTATGAAATTCTAAATGAAAAAGACGAAGTTTTAACAACTGGAAATTCTGTTTTAGTATTTATGGATATTAATAAGAATCGACCTACAAGATGTCCAGACTATATTTTAGACCAACTGCTAATTTAA